One window of the Eucalyptus grandis isolate ANBG69807.140 chromosome 6, ASM1654582v1, whole genome shotgun sequence genome contains the following:
- the LOC104450985 gene encoding LOW QUALITY PROTEIN: probable GTP diphosphokinase RSH3, chloroplastic (The sequence of the model RefSeq protein was modified relative to this genomic sequence to represent the inferred CDS: inserted 1 base in 1 codon), with the protein MAGPTIALYASPPSXVCSAAHQINAHVSCDLELSYRSSQATSSAAPSCSSSPSQKIVGGLSCLFSSPCVKQGSSSSFSGGGEELGQLWHDKSDEFREFSGSFRYSPSKFMGSLKRDHQSPVSVLQGPVLCGNGSIKSPPTRIPREVRGGSRVMYDGFVRNALGSCVDYDSNTFELRDAVDVEELPFNLEENSLELDAEPYVKELLVSAQSRHKIFGEDFVVKAFYEAEKAHRGQMRASGDPYLQHCVETAVLLALIGANSTVVAAGLLHDTLDDSHMTYDDICRNFGSSVADLVEGVSKLSQLSKLARESNTASKTAEADRLHTTFLAMADARAVLIKLADRLHNMMTLDALPLVKQQRFAKETLEIFAPLTNRLGISSWKEELENLCFKHLNPDRHKELSSQLLESYDETIIASAKEKLEQALKNQSISYHDLYGRHKSLYSIHCKMLKKNLTMDNIHDVHGLRLIVEKKEDCYRALEIVHQLWSEIPGKFKDYITHPKFNGYQSLHTVVMRDGMIPLEVQIRTKEMHLQAEFGFAAHWRYKEGECKHSSSVLQMVEWARWVITWHCETMSKDHSSIGYSHSFKPPCKFPCHSDDCPYSYKPHNDQSGPIFVIVIENDKMSVQEYQADSTMMDLLERAGRGSIRWMPYGFPLKEELRPRLNRQPIGDPTCKLRMGDVVELTPALPNKSLTEYREEIQRMYNRGPTVSSTGPAASTVVGWTN; encoded by the exons ATGGCCGGCCCGACGATCGCTCTGTACGCGAGCCCGCCGA GGGTGTGCTCCGCCGCGCACCAGATCAACGCGCACGTCTCCTGCGATCTCGAATTGAGCTACAGGTCGTCGCAGGCCACTTCGTCGGCGGCGCCTTCATGTTCTTCGTCACCGTCGCAGAAGATTGTCGGCGGCCTCTCGTGTCTCTTCTCATCGCCCTGCGTCAAGCAAGGTTCCAGCTCTAGCTTCTCTGGTGGAGGAGAAGAATTGGGGCAATTATGGCACGATAAAAGCGACGAATTCAGAGAATTTAGCGGCTCTTTCCGTTATTCTCCGAGTAAATTCATGGGTTCATTGAAGAGGGATCATCAGAGTCCGGTTTCGGTTCTTCAGGGTCCGGTCTTGTGTGGAAATGGGTCGATAAAGAGTCCTCCCACAAGGATTCCGCGAGAAGTTAGAGGTGGGTCGAGAGTTATGTATGATGGTTTTGTTAGGAATGCATTGGGCTCTTGTGTGGACTATGATTCTAATACTTTTGAGTTGAGAGATGCCGTTGATGTGGAGGAGTTGCCATTCAATTTGGAGGAGAATTCATTGGAACTTGATGCTGAGCCTTATGTGAAGGAGTTATTGGTGAGTGCACAGTCAAGGCACAAGATCTTCGGTGAAGATTTCGTGGTGAAGGCTTTCTACGAGGCTGAGAAGGCACACCGAGGGCAG ATGCGCGCGAGTGGTGATCCATATTTGCAGCACTGCGTGGAGACTGCAGTGTTATTGGCACTGATTGGCGCTAATTCTACGGTGGTTGCTGCGGGCTTATTGCATGACACACTTGATGATTCCCATATGACATATGACGACATATGTAGGAATTTTGGTTCTAGCGTTGCTGATCTGGTTGAAGGG GTCTCCAAGCTAAGTCAATTGAGCAAGCTTGCACGGGAGAGTAATACAGCAAGCAAGACTGCTGAGGCTGATCGATTACATACCACGTTCCTTGCTATGGCAGATGCAAGGGCTGTTCTCATCAAATTAGCAGATCGTCTGCATAATATGATGACACTGGATGCATTGCCTCTTGTCAAGCAACAGAGATTTGCTAAGGAGACACTGGAAATATTTGCACCCTTGACCAACCGTCTGGGCATATCTAGTTGGAAGGAAGAGCTAGAAAACCTGTGCTTTAAGCATCTCAACCCTGACCGACACAAGGAACTGTCCTCTCAGCTTTTAGAGTCTTACGATGAGACGATAATTGCTTCTGCCAAAGAGAAGCTTGAGCAAGCTCTTAAGAACCAGTCAATTTCTTATCATGACCTTTATGGGAGGCACAAAAGTCTGTATAGCATTCATTGCAAGATGTTGaa AAAAAACCTGACTATGGATAATATCCATGATGTACATGGCTTGCGACTGATTGTTGAGAAAAAGGAAGACTGTTACAGAGCTTTAGAAATTGTTCACCAATTATGGTCTGAAATACCTGGAAAGTTTAAGGACTACATAACTCATCCAAAGTTCAATGG GTATCAATCTCTCCACACAGTTGTGATGCGTGATGGAATGATACCGCTTGAAGTTCAAATTCGGACAAAAGAAATGCACCTGCAAGCTGAATTTGGATTTGCAGCACATTGGAGATACAAAGAAGGCGAGTGCAAGCACTCTTCCTCTGTTCTTCAGATGGTCGAATGGGCACGATGGGTCATCACCTGGCATTGTGAGACAATGAGCAAAGACCATTCATCTATTGGATATTCCCACTCCTTCAAGCCTCCATGCAAGTTCCCTTGTCATTCTGATGATTGTCCATACTCTTACAAGCCTCACAATGACCAGAGTGGACCTATCTTCGTTATCGTGATTGAAAATGATAAG ATGTCTGTTCAAGAATACCAAGCGGATTCTACAATGATGGACTTATTAGAAAGAGCAGGGCGAGGAAGCATCAGATGGATGCCCTATGGTTTCCCTCTGAAGGAAGAACTGA
- the LOC104450984 gene encoding putative receptor-like protein kinase At1g72540, with translation MALKRLSWDCVVPSCLKAQTTSTQHKSHISKQTSFRRLSLSDVSNHGSSISLNDLSSSLVGSNLHIFTLAELKTVTHNFSRSNYLGEGGFGIVYKGMIDEGLRPEMKAQVVAVKTLDLDGTQGHREWLAEVIFLGQLRHPHLVNLIGYCCEDEHRLLVYQYMERGNLEDQLFKKYSLPLPWLTRIKIAIGAAKGLACLHEEEKPVIYRDFKASNVLLDSDYNAKLSDFGLAVDGPLGDNTHVTARVMGTRGYAAPEYISTGHLTTISDVYSFGVVLLELITGRRSVDMSRPTREKDLVNWARPMLKDTHKLDKIVDPRLEGLYSTEGAKKAVLLAHQCLSQNPKCRSTMQTVVKTLETIMDLDDIPVRSFLYTDPALCKDVCVNNHEDAAEKVQNEPVNENRVEEKEVEIKNVKGHRRQKRARKHRHRTRASRSRAVFSDTALYSALGTSLYFPKSKNGSKENTEE, from the exons ATGGCTCTCAAGAGGCTTTCCTGGGACTGTGTTGTCCCCAGTTGTCTCAAGGCTCAAACCACATCCACTCAGCACAAAAGCCATATCTCCAAGCAAACCTCTTTTCGGAGATTGTCACTTTCCGATGTTAGCAATCATGGTTCGTCGATCTCTTTGAATGATCTATCCAGTTCACTGGTTGGTTCCAATCTTCATATCTTCACGCTGGCGGAGCTGAAGACAGTAACTCACAACTTCTCAAGGAGCAATTACCTCGGTGAAGGCGGATTTGGCATAGTGTACAAGGGCATGATAGATGAAGGCCTGAGGCCTGAGATGAAGGCTCAAGTAGTTGCGGTAAAGACGCTGGATTTGGATGGCACACAAGGTCATAGGGAGTGGTTG GCTGAAGTTATATTTCTTGGGCAACTAAGGCATCCCCATCTCGTCAATTTGATCGGATATTGCTGCGAAGACGAGCATAGGCTTCTGGTGTACCAGTACATGGAGCGGGGAAACTTAGAAGACCAACTATTTAAAA AGTACTCTTTGCCCTTGCCCTGGTTAACCAGAATAAAAATTGCGATTGGAGCTGCCAAAGGCCTGGCTTGCCTCCACGAAGAAGAGAAACCGGTCATTTACCGTGACTTCAAGGCTTCAAACGTGTTGTTGGACTCT gatTACAATGCCAAGCTCTCAGACTTTGGGCTAGCAGTGGATGGTCCTCTAGGCGACAATACACATGTCACGGCTCGAGTCATGGGCACCCGAGGTTACGCAGCCCCGGAATACATCTCTACAG GCCATTTGACGACAATAAGCGATGTGTACAGCTTTGGAGTAGTACTGTTAGAGCTAATAACAGGTCGACGGTCAGTCGACATGAGCCGTCCGACCAGAGAGAAAGACTTGGTGAATTGGGCGAGGCCTATGTTGAAAGACACCCACAAATTAGACAAGATAGTCGACCCGAGACTCGAAGGTCTGTACTCGACCGAGGGGGCCAAAAAGGCGGTCCTGCTGGCTCATCAGTGCCTCAGTCAAAACCCCAAGTGCCGATCCACAATGCAAACTGTGGTGAAGACATTGGAGACAATTATGGACTTAGATGACATCCCAGTCAGGTCCTTTTTATACACTGATCCTGCGCTATGCAAAGATGTTTGTGTAAACAATCATGAAGATGCTGCTGAGAAAGTCCAAAATGAACCCGTGAACGAAAACAGAGTCGAAGAGAAGGAGGTGGAAATAAAGAATGTGAAGGGTCACCGACGGCAAAAGAGAGCCCGTAAGCACAGGCATCGAACAAGGGCCTCAAGGTCACGTGCCGTCTTCTCCGACACGGCTTTGTATTCTGCTCTTGggacaagtttgtactttccAAAATCCAAGAATGGATCAAAGGAAAACACAGAAGAATAG